GTCGACGGCGCGCATACACTCAGACGACGCGTATCGCGAGCACGACGAGGGAGACGCCGTGAATGAGGCTGTGTGCCGGAGGGCCCTGGAAGGCTGTCATCTGAGGAGTCGCCGCCCGCTCATTTGCGCCGGTGAGGTTCTTCGAGCAGGTCGCACGTGACTGAGCCGCCCCTCGGTTACCGTCGCGAGATTCGCGAGATCTTCCTCAAGGAGAATGCCGATTTCTCGAACTCTCGCGAGCACGACGGGCTCAAGAGTCCTCTCGCCCGCGACAAGTCGACGGGCGATATGTCGCATCCGGTCATCGGCGACCAGGTCGAACAGGACGCTGACCGCGACAGGGCCCCTAGTGAGGTCCTCGACTGGCCCCGTGACCACGACGTGGCATCTTGGGAGTCGGACACGCCCGACATCTCGCGACTGGTTCCCTTCGCGCTTGTTGCCGGGGTTGGCATCGCGGTCGGTGTAGCCAGCGCGAGGTTTGCGCACCGCCGGAAGCTGCAGCGCCAGGAGGAAGAGACGACCGCCCCTCCGGCAGTCATTCCTGCGGGTTGGTACGAGACATCTCCTGATTCAACCCGCCTCCGCTTCTGGAATGGCGCTGCGTGGACCCACGAATACGCGGAGCGTGCTCAGACCTCGTGGGCGGCGGCTTCTGGATGGCATGCCGATCCGTCGAACCCAGTGCAGCTTCGCTGGTGGGACGGTTCGGCATGGACCCACCACGTCTCGCCATTGCCCGGGGCGTCGACGTACCCGGCCGACTGGTACACGGACCCATGGCACGGAATGCAATTGCGATTCTGGGACGGGGCAACGTGGACGCAGCACGTGACGACTATCCGCGCCATCGGGACTGAGGCCGACGCGACTCCGGCCGTCGGGTGGCGCAGGCTTCCGGACGAGGACGACACTCGGATCAACATGAGTACCGCGGAGTGGCGCGCCCACGTCGAGGCTTGGC
The genomic region above belongs to Janibacter limosus and contains:
- a CDS encoding DUF2510 domain-containing protein; translation: MTEPPLGYRREIREIFLKENADFSNSREHDGLKSPLARDKSTGDMSHPVIGDQVEQDADRDRAPSEVLDWPRDHDVASWESDTPDISRLVPFALVAGVGIAVGVASARFAHRRKLQRQEEETTAPPAVIPAGWYETSPDSTRLRFWNGAAWTHEYAERAQTSWAAASGWHADPSNPVQLRWWDGSAWTHHVSPLPGASTYPADWYTDPWHGMQLRFWDGATWTQHVTTIRAIGTEADATPAVGWRRLPDEDDTRINMSTAEWRAHVEAWLTAGVIEKEMWRRLSHARISDPDHVTLEAQQRMEQLTAQDGAKELSRLLATHPQLRSLTDIEDFLGHFVSSRNVRQDGALPLSVRSDDGGIT